The Puntigrus tetrazona isolate hp1 chromosome 3, ASM1883169v1, whole genome shotgun sequence genome contains a region encoding:
- the mpp3a gene encoding MAGUK p55 subfamily member 3 isoform X2 has translation MKEAMPVLSAGAGLHETLALLTSQLRPDANHKEDMVFLKDVFSERSLSYLMKIHEKLRQYERQSPTPVLHSASALAEDVAEELQSGPMSAEEKELLHLLTSPHLKAVLSVHDTVAQKNFDPVLPPLPDDFEDELDEESVKIVRLVKNKEPLGATIRRDDSTGAVIVARIMKGGAADRSGLVHVGDELREVNGSSVMHKRPDEISQLLSQSQGSITLKIIPAIREEDRLKESKVFVRALFDYTPLDDKATPCQEAGLPFKRGDILQVVSQDDQTWWQAKRVGDCNLRAGLVPSKQFQERRLAYRIKMGSLQSSKSPKKAVYDQGCDKEDCDCEGYFNGQYIAGLRRSFRLSRKDRRGSSGEANVSDQNDTEFLTYEEVSRYQQKHNERPRLVVLIGSLGARINELKQKVIAENPNRYAVAVPHTTRPKKSHEKEGVEYHFVTKQAFDADAQNNKFIEYGEYKENLYGTSIEAIRSVQAKNKMCLVDVQPEALKALRTAEFKPYVIFVKPRIPESRRRRSAATSPGGGEHGRITEEDLQEMRLSAQQIDQQYGHLVDRVLIKEDTASACVELRSILERLERETFWVPVSWVKA, from the exons ATGAAAGAAGCCATGCCAGTCCTCTCTGCAGGAGCAG GGTTGCACGAGACGCTTGCCCTGCTGACCTCACAGCTGCGTCCAGATGCCAATCACAAAGAAGACATGGTCTTCCTCAAGGATGTCTTCAGTGAAAGGAGTCTCAGCTACCTGATGAAG ATCCATGAGAAGTTGCGTCAGTATGAAAGGCAGAGCCCCACCCCGGTTCTCCACAGTGCCTCCGCTCTGGCTGAAGAC GTGGCAGAGGAGCTGCAAAGTGGGCCAATGAGTGCTGAGGAAAAAGAGCTGCTACATTTACTGACATCACCCCATCTCAAG GCGGTTTTGTCAGTTCACGACACGGTGGCGCAGAAGAACTTTGACCCAGTGCTGCCTCCTCTGCCCGATGACTTTGAGGATGAGCTAGACGAGGAGTCTGTCAAGATTGTCCGCCTCGTCAAAAACAAAGAGCCACTG GGTGCCACTATTCGGCGGGATGACTCCACAGGGGCCGTGATTGTGGCTCGGATCATGAAAGGGGGGGCAGCAGACAGGAGTG GTCTGGTGCATGTTGGTGATGAACTGAGAGAGGTCAACGGCAGCTCTGTCATGCACAAGAGACCAGATGAGATCAGTCAACTGCTG TCACAGTCACAAGGCTCTATCACACTGAAGATCATCCCGGCAATCAGAGAGGAGGACAGGCTGAAAGAGAGCAAG GTCTTTGTGCGAGCACTCTTTGATTACACTCCGCTGGATGACAAGGCCACGCCGTGCCAAGAGGCAGGGCTTCCCTTTAAACGTGGAGACATCCTGCAGGTGGTCAGTCAGGATGATCAGACGTGGTGGCAGGCCAAGAGAGTCGGAGACTGCAACCTGCGCGCAGGACTCGTCCCATCCAAACAGTTTCAGGAGAG GCGTTTAGCTTACAGAATAAAAATGGGCTCCCTTCAAAGCTCTAAGTCTCCAAAAAAAGCTGTCT ATGACCAGGGATGTGATAAAG AAGACTGTGACTGTGAGGGCTATTTCAATGGACAGTACATAG CCGGTTTAAGAAGAAGTTTCCGTCTAAGTCGGAAGGACCGTCGTGGTTCTTCAGGAGAGGCCAATGTTTCTGACCAGAACGACACAGAATTCCTGACCTATGAAGAAGTGTCACGTTACCAGCAGAAGCACAATGAGAGACCCCGATTAGTAGTTCTCATTG GTTCTCTGGGAGCACGTATCAATGAGCTGAAGCAAAAAGTGATAGCAGAAAACCCCAATCGCTACGCTGTGGCTGTGCCCC ACACCACACGGCCCAAAAAGAGCCATGAGAAGGAAGGAGTGGAGTACCACTTTGTGACTAAGCAGGCATTCGATGCAGATGCACAGAATAACAA ATTTATAGAGTATGGAGAGTATAAAGAGAATCTGTATGGGACCAGTATAGAGGCCATCCGCTCCGTTCAAGCCAAAAACAAGATGTGTCTGGTAGATGTTCAGCCTGAG GCTCTGAAGGCCCTAAGGACAGCTGAATTTAAGCCTTATGTGATTTTCGTAAAACCACGAATCCCAGAGAGTCGCAGACGTCGCAGTGCCGCCACTTCACCAGGAGGAGGTGAACACGGGCGAATAACA GAGGAGGACCTGCAGGAAATGCGTCTGTCGGCGCAGCAGATAGATCAACAGTACGGTCACCTAGTGGATCGGGTCCTGATTAAAGAGGACACTGCCAGTGCCTGCGTAGAACTACGTAGCATCCTGGAGAGACTGGAGCGGGAGACCTTCTGGGTTCCTGTAAGCTGGGTCAAAGCCTAA
- the mpp3a gene encoding MAGUK p55 subfamily member 3 isoform X1, whose translation MKEAMPVLSAGAGLHETLALLTSQLRPDANHKEDMVFLKDVFSERSLSYLMKIHEKLRQYERQSPTPVLHSASALAEDVAEELQSGPMSAEEKELLHLLTSPHLKAVLSVHDTVAQKNFDPVLPPLPDDFEDELDEESVKIVRLVKNKEPLGATIRRDDSTGAVIVARIMKGGAADRSGLVHVGDELREVNGSSVMHKRPDEISQLLSQSQGSITLKIIPAIREEDRLKESKVFVRALFDYTPLDDKATPCQEAGLPFKRGDILQVVSQDDQTWWQAKRVGDCNLRAGLVPSKQFQERRLAYRIKMGSLQSSKSPKKAVYDQGCDKEDCDCEGYFNGQYIVSSKCNAVAPSCGQVFSWEFYSAGLRRSFRLSRKDRRGSSGEANVSDQNDTEFLTYEEVSRYQQKHNERPRLVVLIGSLGARINELKQKVIAENPNRYAVAVPHTTRPKKSHEKEGVEYHFVTKQAFDADAQNNKFIEYGEYKENLYGTSIEAIRSVQAKNKMCLVDVQPEALKALRTAEFKPYVIFVKPRIPESRRRRSAATSPGGGEHGRITEEDLQEMRLSAQQIDQQYGHLVDRVLIKEDTASACVELRSILERLERETFWVPVSWVKA comes from the exons ATGAAAGAAGCCATGCCAGTCCTCTCTGCAGGAGCAG GGTTGCACGAGACGCTTGCCCTGCTGACCTCACAGCTGCGTCCAGATGCCAATCACAAAGAAGACATGGTCTTCCTCAAGGATGTCTTCAGTGAAAGGAGTCTCAGCTACCTGATGAAG ATCCATGAGAAGTTGCGTCAGTATGAAAGGCAGAGCCCCACCCCGGTTCTCCACAGTGCCTCCGCTCTGGCTGAAGAC GTGGCAGAGGAGCTGCAAAGTGGGCCAATGAGTGCTGAGGAAAAAGAGCTGCTACATTTACTGACATCACCCCATCTCAAG GCGGTTTTGTCAGTTCACGACACGGTGGCGCAGAAGAACTTTGACCCAGTGCTGCCTCCTCTGCCCGATGACTTTGAGGATGAGCTAGACGAGGAGTCTGTCAAGATTGTCCGCCTCGTCAAAAACAAAGAGCCACTG GGTGCCACTATTCGGCGGGATGACTCCACAGGGGCCGTGATTGTGGCTCGGATCATGAAAGGGGGGGCAGCAGACAGGAGTG GTCTGGTGCATGTTGGTGATGAACTGAGAGAGGTCAACGGCAGCTCTGTCATGCACAAGAGACCAGATGAGATCAGTCAACTGCTG TCACAGTCACAAGGCTCTATCACACTGAAGATCATCCCGGCAATCAGAGAGGAGGACAGGCTGAAAGAGAGCAAG GTCTTTGTGCGAGCACTCTTTGATTACACTCCGCTGGATGACAAGGCCACGCCGTGCCAAGAGGCAGGGCTTCCCTTTAAACGTGGAGACATCCTGCAGGTGGTCAGTCAGGATGATCAGACGTGGTGGCAGGCCAAGAGAGTCGGAGACTGCAACCTGCGCGCAGGACTCGTCCCATCCAAACAGTTTCAGGAGAG GCGTTTAGCTTACAGAATAAAAATGGGCTCCCTTCAAAGCTCTAAGTCTCCAAAAAAAGCTGTCT ATGACCAGGGATGTGATAAAG AAGACTGTGACTGTGAGGGCTATTTCAATGGACAGTACATAG TCTCTTCGAAGTGTAATGCAGTGGCTCCCTCCTGTGGCCAGGTGTTTTCCTGGGAGTTTTACTCAG CCGGTTTAAGAAGAAGTTTCCGTCTAAGTCGGAAGGACCGTCGTGGTTCTTCAGGAGAGGCCAATGTTTCTGACCAGAACGACACAGAATTCCTGACCTATGAAGAAGTGTCACGTTACCAGCAGAAGCACAATGAGAGACCCCGATTAGTAGTTCTCATTG GTTCTCTGGGAGCACGTATCAATGAGCTGAAGCAAAAAGTGATAGCAGAAAACCCCAATCGCTACGCTGTGGCTGTGCCCC ACACCACACGGCCCAAAAAGAGCCATGAGAAGGAAGGAGTGGAGTACCACTTTGTGACTAAGCAGGCATTCGATGCAGATGCACAGAATAACAA ATTTATAGAGTATGGAGAGTATAAAGAGAATCTGTATGGGACCAGTATAGAGGCCATCCGCTCCGTTCAAGCCAAAAACAAGATGTGTCTGGTAGATGTTCAGCCTGAG GCTCTGAAGGCCCTAAGGACAGCTGAATTTAAGCCTTATGTGATTTTCGTAAAACCACGAATCCCAGAGAGTCGCAGACGTCGCAGTGCCGCCACTTCACCAGGAGGAGGTGAACACGGGCGAATAACA GAGGAGGACCTGCAGGAAATGCGTCTGTCGGCGCAGCAGATAGATCAACAGTACGGTCACCTAGTGGATCGGGTCCTGATTAAAGAGGACACTGCCAGTGCCTGCGTAGAACTACGTAGCATCCTGGAGAGACTGGAGCGGGAGACCTTCTGGGTTCCTGTAAGCTGGGTCAAAGCCTAA